From Candidatus Edwardsbacteria bacterium, the proteins below share one genomic window:
- the hutH gene encoding histidine ammonia-lyase codes for MKFKFVITGSNLSLELVEKIAHNPSIITIASQALSRIKSGRAVVEKIVKQNRTVYGITTGFGRFAEVRISLNEIDQLQENLIKSHATGVGQVFQPHQVRAIMLLQTNQLAKGASGVRPIVVQQLLGLINNDIIPLVPRQGSVGASGDLSPLAHIGLVMIGRGQAFYKGKIVSGAAALKKAGMKPLILKAKEGLAITNGTEVMTAIGILNLLEAERLCKMSDIAGAMSLEALRGTNVAFDAEIQKLRPHRGQGGSADNLRRLMTGSQIRRSHKECLKVQDAYSLRCMPQVHGATKGALQHIRQVLETELNSVTDNPLVIVNKGQVLSGGNFHGQPVALAMDYLGIATAELADISERRISRLLDVSLSGLPGFLTQHGGLNSGLMIVQNTAASLVSENKVLAHPSSVDSIPTSANQEDHVSMGTIGARKAGQICDNVRYVLACELLCASQGLEFHKPLKPGKGVNAAYQAIRARVKSFKYDREFYRDIEEINDLIGANTILHAVESNIGKLK; via the coding sequence ATGAAATTTAAATTCGTCATCACCGGCAGCAATCTGAGCCTGGAATTGGTGGAGAAAATTGCCCATAATCCATCAATTATCACCATTGCTTCCCAAGCCTTAAGTCGCATCAAGTCCGGACGGGCGGTGGTGGAGAAGATCGTAAAACAGAACCGGACGGTATACGGCATCACCACCGGGTTCGGCAGGTTCGCCGAGGTCAGGATATCCCTGAATGAGATCGACCAACTGCAGGAGAATTTGATAAAAAGCCACGCCACCGGCGTGGGCCAGGTGTTCCAGCCGCACCAGGTGCGGGCCATCATGCTGCTGCAGACTAACCAGCTGGCCAAGGGGGCTTCCGGCGTTCGGCCGATCGTGGTCCAGCAACTATTGGGGCTTATAAACAACGATATAATTCCTCTGGTTCCCCGGCAGGGCTCGGTGGGGGCCTCCGGCGACCTTTCGCCCCTGGCCCATATCGGCTTGGTGATGATCGGCCGGGGGCAGGCTTTTTATAAGGGTAAGATCGTCAGCGGGGCCGCAGCTCTGAAAAAAGCCGGGATGAAACCATTGATCCTTAAAGCCAAGGAAGGGCTGGCCATCACCAATGGCACCGAGGTGATGACGGCCATCGGAATATTGAATCTGCTGGAGGCCGAGCGTTTGTGCAAGATGTCCGACATAGCCGGGGCCATGTCCTTAGAAGCTTTAAGGGGAACCAATGTGGCCTTTGACGCGGAGATCCAAAAATTGAGGCCGCACCGGGGACAGGGAGGCTCGGCGGACAATCTTCGGCGGCTGATGACGGGCAGCCAGATCCGCCGGTCCCACAAGGAGTGCCTGAAGGTGCAGGACGCCTATTCTCTCCGCTGCATGCCGCAGGTCCACGGAGCCACCAAGGGAGCCTTGCAGCATATCCGGCAGGTTTTGGAAACGGAGCTTAATTCCGTAACCGATAATCCGCTGGTGATCGTGAACAAAGGCCAGGTGCTTTCGGGCGGGAATTTCCACGGCCAGCCGGTGGCCTTGGCCATGGACTATCTGGGCATCGCGACGGCCGAACTGGCCGATATCTCCGAGCGCCGCATCTCCCGGCTGCTGGATGTCTCCCTCTCGGGGCTACCAGGTTTCCTAACCCAGCACGGAGGCCTCAATTCGGGCTTGATGATAGTGCAGAATACAGCGGCATCCCTGGTCTCCGAGAACAAGGTGCTGGCCCATCCCTCTTCGGTGGATTCCATCCCCACCTCGGCCAATCAGGAGGACCATGTCTCCATGGGCACCATCGGGGCTCGCAAGGCCGGACAGATTTGCGACAATGTTCGTTATGTGCTGGCCTGCGAACTATTATGCGCCTCTCAGGGATTGGAGTTTCATAAACCGTTAAAACCAGGCAAAGGGGTGAATGCGGCCT